A genomic stretch from Haloarchaeobius amylolyticus includes:
- a CDS encoding DUF7331 family protein, producing the protein MEQDVPADATRAEVYSAFDISTDQTIIYDTRDTAAWIQSDVTYALDEMR; encoded by the coding sequence ATGGAACAGGACGTCCCCGCCGACGCCACCAGAGCGGAGGTGTACAGTGCGTTCGACATCTCCACGGACCAGACCATCATCTACGACACGCGAGACACGGCTGCGTGGATCCAGTCCGACGTGACGTACGCCCTCGACGAGATGCGGTGA
- a CDS encoding lipoate--protein ligase family protein, which translates to MADVAARDWRLIREESRDGPTNMALDEVAAKSATEDGVRTIRVYRWEPSCLSLGYGQAPESVDWDFCEREGIDVTRRQTGGGGIYHDSHADISYSIVAPAEELPGDLMECYELLCDPILDAFANMGVDAAFADDEYPSIHQPACYLRDIHPAHDVLAGGQKISGNAQYRQRDAVIQHGSLSFDLATANHCGVFAGEPDRDTFEDRVTSIHAQSGIDREAAVGALEDTLQDWADADEGAWTEDELAAAADLAESKYRSDTWNRERADPT; encoded by the coding sequence ATGGCAGACGTCGCGGCACGGGACTGGCGACTCATCCGAGAGGAATCGCGGGACGGCCCGACCAACATGGCGCTCGACGAGGTCGCGGCGAAGTCGGCGACCGAGGACGGGGTTCGCACCATCCGGGTGTACCGGTGGGAGCCGAGCTGTCTCTCGCTCGGATACGGGCAGGCGCCCGAGAGCGTCGACTGGGACTTCTGCGAGCGCGAGGGCATCGACGTGACCCGGCGCCAGACCGGCGGTGGCGGCATCTACCACGACTCCCACGCCGACATCTCCTACTCCATCGTCGCGCCAGCCGAGGAGCTGCCGGGTGACCTGATGGAGTGCTACGAACTGCTCTGTGACCCCATCCTCGACGCCTTCGCGAACATGGGCGTCGACGCGGCCTTCGCCGACGACGAGTACCCGAGCATCCACCAGCCGGCGTGCTACCTGCGGGACATCCACCCGGCCCACGACGTGCTCGCGGGCGGGCAGAAGATATCGGGCAACGCCCAGTACCGCCAGCGCGACGCCGTCATCCAGCACGGCTCGCTCTCGTTCGACCTCGCGACCGCGAACCACTGCGGCGTCTTCGCGGGCGAGCCCGACCGCGACACCTTCGAGGACCGGGTGACGAGCATCCACGCCCAGTCCGGCATCGACCGCGAGGCGGCGGTCGGCGCCCTCGAAGACACCCTGCAGGACTGGGCCGACGCCGACGAGGGCGCCTGGACCGAGGACGAACTCGCGGCCGCCGCCGACCTCGCGGAATCGAAGTACCGAAGCGACACGTGGAACCGCGAGCGTGCGGACCCTACCTGA
- a CDS encoding DUF7351 domain-containing protein — protein MHEERDRSAAFDALSDPTRVGIVEALVAARREDPGDPTLSFSALRDRVGVDDSGRFNYHLGKLRGRFVERTDDGYELSYAGEQVAAAILAGTLDEGETLDTVRLDHGCPICGATMTARFDQGTLTAECDEGHQVYRTGVPLAAARGRTVEELLSFSVDLIHSRVLLNTRGICHECYGHVESEVQYQEANDVSFHALHWTCQQCGTKSQSSLGICLLQHPDLLTFYRDHGVDVAETYPWLLPVIQTPAEQVSAEPERYRLEIAEDDETFRATLDGDGSVVATERLDRSD, from the coding sequence GTGCACGAGGAACGTGACCGGTCGGCAGCGTTCGACGCGCTGAGCGACCCGACCCGGGTCGGCATCGTGGAGGCACTCGTCGCGGCCCGCCGCGAGGACCCCGGAGACCCCACGCTCTCGTTCTCGGCCCTGCGCGACCGCGTCGGTGTCGACGACTCCGGACGGTTCAACTACCACCTCGGCAAGCTCCGCGGCCGGTTCGTCGAACGGACGGACGACGGCTACGAGCTGAGCTACGCGGGTGAGCAGGTCGCGGCCGCCATCCTGGCCGGCACGCTCGACGAGGGCGAGACGCTCGACACGGTCCGGCTCGACCACGGCTGCCCCATCTGTGGGGCGACGATGACCGCCCGGTTCGACCAGGGGACGCTCACCGCGGAATGCGACGAGGGGCACCAGGTCTACCGGACGGGCGTCCCGCTCGCGGCGGCGCGGGGGCGCACGGTCGAGGAACTGCTCTCGTTCTCCGTCGACCTCATCCACAGCCGGGTGCTGTTGAACACGCGGGGCATCTGCCACGAGTGCTACGGCCACGTCGAGAGCGAGGTGCAGTACCAGGAGGCCAACGACGTGTCGTTCCACGCCCTGCACTGGACCTGCCAGCAGTGCGGCACGAAGTCCCAGTCCTCGCTCGGTATCTGCCTGCTCCAGCATCCCGACCTCCTCACCTTCTACCGCGACCACGGCGTCGACGTGGCCGAGACGTACCCGTGGCTGTTGCCCGTCATCCAGACGCCCGCGGAGCAGGTTTCCGCGGAGCCGGAACGCTACCGGCTGGAGATCGCGGAGGACGACGAGACGTTCCGGGCGACCCTCGACGGCGACGGCTCCGTCGTCGCGACAGAGCGGCTCGACCGGTCAGACTGA
- a CDS encoding aminopeptidase, translated as MDPRIERHAEIIVEHSTKVEPDDDVLVVAPPVAEDLVVAIYERLGDIGANPSLSMRSMRAMRAYLRSSDPEDFELPEHDLAQMEETDVVIIVRGDENTNERSDVPPETTSAYGKALQPIGEERMGKRWVGTQYPATGNAQEAEMSTSAYEDFVYDAIDKDWDAQREFQENMVEILDPADEVHIVSGETTDIRMSVDGMVTANDYAELNLPGGEVYTAPVPDSVEGEVLFDKPLMAQGREMTDVWLKFEEGEVVEHSAAKNEEVLTAVLNTDEGARRLGELGIGMNRDIDQFTYNMLFDEKMGDTIHLAIGKAIAHTVPDGQPLNESAMHMDMIVDMSEDSFIEVDGEVVQRNGTFRFEDGFEG; from the coding sequence ATGGATCCCCGAATCGAACGTCACGCGGAGATCATCGTCGAACACTCCACGAAGGTCGAGCCCGACGACGACGTGCTGGTCGTCGCGCCACCCGTCGCCGAGGACCTCGTCGTCGCCATCTACGAGCGCCTCGGCGACATCGGGGCGAACCCGTCGCTCTCGATGCGCTCCATGCGGGCGATGCGCGCCTACCTGCGTTCCTCGGACCCCGAGGACTTCGAGCTGCCCGAGCACGACCTCGCGCAGATGGAGGAGACGGACGTGGTCATCATCGTCCGCGGCGACGAGAACACGAACGAGCGCAGCGACGTGCCGCCGGAGACGACGAGCGCGTACGGGAAGGCCCTCCAGCCCATCGGCGAAGAGCGCATGGGCAAGCGCTGGGTCGGCACGCAGTACCCCGCGACCGGCAACGCCCAGGAGGCCGAGATGTCCACGTCGGCGTACGAGGACTTCGTCTACGACGCCATCGACAAGGACTGGGACGCACAGCGCGAGTTCCAGGAGAACATGGTCGAGATACTCGACCCCGCCGACGAGGTCCACATCGTCTCCGGCGAGACGACGGACATCCGGATGAGCGTCGACGGGATGGTCACCGCGAACGACTACGCGGAACTCAACCTGCCTGGCGGCGAGGTCTACACCGCCCCCGTCCCCGACAGCGTCGAGGGCGAGGTGCTGTTCGACAAGCCGCTGATGGCCCAGGGCCGCGAGATGACCGACGTGTGGCTCAAGTTCGAGGAGGGCGAGGTCGTCGAGCACTCCGCCGCGAAGAACGAGGAGGTGCTGACAGCGGTACTCAACACCGACGAGGGTGCCCGCCGCCTCGGTGAACTCGGCATCGGGATGAACCGGGACATCGACCAGTTCACCTACAACATGCTGTTCGACGAGAAGATGGGCGACACCATCCACCTCGCCATCGGGAAGGCCATCGCCCACACCGTCCCCGACGGTCAGCCCCTGAACGAGAGCGCGATGCACATGGACATGATCGTCGACATGAGCGAGGACTCGTTCATCGAGGTCGACGGGGAGGTCGTACAGCGGAACGGGACGTTCAGGTTCGAAGACGGGTTCGAAGGCTAG
- a CDS encoding aminopeptidase, with protein MDPRVREHAEIVVDHCLDVQEGENVLVVAKPAAEEFVVALYELLGERNALPMRVGDSPRASQAYLGELDIDAAALKEHRLAAYEAADKVVLVWGMENTRASSEMDPEISNAMGEANRPVFEERMDTPWVGTMHPLSGTAQEAEMSTPAYEDFVYDAIDKDWEAQREFQENMVEILDPAEEVRIVSGDETDVTMRVDGMDAGNDHAKRNLPGGEVYTVPIPESVEGEVRFDVPVVQRGKQLAGVWLRFEAGEVVDFAAEKNEETLESILDADEGARRLGELGIGMNRDIDRVTNHMLFDEKMGDTVHLALGTAIEDVVPEGQPCNESMVHVDMLVDMSEDSYIEVDGEVVQRDGTFVFEE; from the coding sequence ATGGACCCACGTGTCAGAGAACACGCCGAAATCGTGGTCGACCACTGTCTGGACGTGCAGGAGGGGGAGAACGTGCTGGTGGTGGCGAAGCCGGCGGCGGAGGAGTTCGTCGTCGCCCTGTACGAACTGCTCGGGGAGCGGAACGCGCTCCCGATGCGGGTCGGGGACAGCCCGCGCGCCTCGCAGGCGTACCTCGGCGAACTCGATATCGACGCCGCAGCGCTGAAGGAGCATCGGCTGGCAGCCTACGAGGCGGCAGACAAGGTCGTCCTCGTCTGGGGGATGGAGAACACGCGAGCGTCGAGCGAGATGGACCCCGAGATCTCGAACGCGATGGGCGAGGCGAACCGCCCCGTCTTCGAGGAGCGAATGGATACGCCCTGGGTCGGGACGATGCACCCACTTTCGGGGACTGCCCAGGAGGCCGAGATGAGCACGCCCGCCTACGAGGACTTCGTCTACGACGCCATCGACAAGGACTGGGAGGCCCAGCGCGAGTTCCAGGAGAACATGGTCGAGATCCTCGACCCCGCCGAGGAGGTCCGCATCGTCTCCGGCGACGAGACCGACGTCACGATGCGGGTCGACGGGATGGACGCGGGGAACGACCACGCGAAGCGCAACCTGCCCGGCGGGGAGGTCTACACGGTCCCGATTCCCGAGTCCGTCGAGGGCGAGGTGCGCTTCGACGTGCCGGTCGTCCAGCGCGGGAAGCAACTCGCCGGGGTCTGGCTCCGGTTCGAGGCGGGCGAGGTGGTCGACTTCGCGGCCGAGAAGAACGAGGAGACCCTCGAAAGTATCCTCGACGCCGACGAGGGCGCGAGGCGTCTCGGTGAGTTGGGAATCGGCATGAACCGGGATATCGACCGGGTGACGAACCACATGCTGTTCGACGAGAAGATGGGCGATACCGTCCACCTCGCATTGGGGACGGCAATCGAGGACGTGGTCCCGGAGGGCCAACCGTGCAACGAGAGCATGGTTCACGTCGACATGCTGGTCGACATGAGCGAGGACTCGTACATCGAGGTGGATGGCGAGGTCGTCCAGCGGGACGGGACGTTCGTGTTCGAGGAGTAG
- a CDS encoding alpha/beta fold hydrolase, with product MRGRITNEAGDEDLVWILGWGNRLHHENVQWLEDRFAEGGYRIHTIQIPDFPADFYDEWVRPAREYVADLDDFRLAGHSTGGLIASYLDGAETTTYLSPWWGYPEDMPGRVLDLVGRLGSRRKLIPSGISTREAIGALATDRQLADGAEKVSPRFVRETRRGHRERPSIDEDAVVFCTLRDQVVSTRAIGEAVPEEQVVLYDGGHELFSSERRDAYVEELLAAVDGGLAAVETA from the coding sequence ATGAGAGGCCGCATCACGAACGAGGCAGGAGACGAGGACCTCGTGTGGATACTCGGCTGGGGGAACCGGCTGCACCACGAGAACGTGCAGTGGCTCGAAGACCGGTTCGCCGAGGGTGGCTACCGGATCCACACGATCCAGATTCCGGACTTCCCGGCAGACTTCTACGACGAGTGGGTCCGCCCGGCGCGGGAGTACGTCGCCGACCTCGACGACTTCCGGCTGGCCGGCCACAGCACGGGCGGGCTCATCGCGTCGTACCTCGACGGGGCAGAGACGACGACCTACCTCAGCCCGTGGTGGGGCTACCCAGAGGACATGCCCGGCCGGGTGCTCGACCTGGTCGGGCGACTCGGCTCCCGGCGGAAGCTCATCCCCTCCGGTATCAGCACTCGCGAGGCCATCGGAGCGCTGGCGACCGACCGCCAGCTGGCCGACGGGGCCGAGAAGGTCTCGCCCCGGTTCGTCCGAGAGACCCGGCGCGGCCACCGCGAGCGCCCGTCCATCGACGAGGACGCGGTCGTCTTCTGCACGCTCCGTGACCAGGTCGTCAGCACGCGCGCCATCGGCGAGGCCGTCCCCGAAGAGCAGGTCGTCCTGTACGACGGCGGCCACGAGCTGTTCTCCTCCGAGCGCCGCGACGCGTACGTCGAGGAGCTGCTCGCGGCGGTCGACGGCGGGCTGGCGGCGGTCGAGACGGCGTAA
- a CDS encoding DUF7095 family protein — protein MSLERDAALDRVEAILDAVESEPMPVPVREVWVYGDVALGLDPVDRLDVYLTKDILLGGDADRADEFEAEYGVKGVGQTVRTEWAEANPESLRANANGHAAPEKCLAAHLLEDDEPVHLEVCNASFEDNVTQRLAGAKRREDWTTLLDPRGVCLWVDGQRSEEAMRKLRESELALPTLSRALGMLGLEEEQAQEAAKDLHAWRDQQEGATVRGDVV, from the coding sequence ATGAGTCTCGAACGTGACGCGGCCCTCGACCGGGTGGAAGCCATCCTCGACGCGGTCGAGTCCGAGCCGATGCCGGTTCCGGTGCGAGAGGTCTGGGTGTACGGCGACGTGGCCCTCGGCCTCGACCCCGTCGACCGCCTCGACGTCTACCTCACCAAGGACATCCTGCTGGGCGGCGACGCCGACCGCGCCGACGAGTTCGAAGCCGAGTACGGCGTCAAGGGTGTCGGCCAGACCGTCCGCACCGAGTGGGCCGAGGCGAACCCCGAGTCCCTCCGCGCGAACGCGAACGGCCACGCCGCCCCGGAGAAGTGCCTCGCGGCGCACCTGCTGGAGGACGACGAACCGGTCCACCTCGAGGTGTGCAACGCCAGTTTCGAGGACAACGTCACCCAGCGCCTCGCCGGCGCGAAGCGGCGCGAGGACTGGACCACGCTGCTCGACCCCCGCGGGGTGTGCCTGTGGGTCGACGGCCAGCGCAGCGAGGAGGCGATGCGCAAGCTCCGCGAGTCCGAACTCGCGCTTCCGACGCTCTCGCGGGCGCTCGGGATGCTCGGACTGGAGGAAGAGCAGGCGCAGGAAGCCGCGAAGGACCTCCACGCCTGGCGCGACCAGCAGGAGGGCGCGACGGTCCGCGGCGACGTGGTCTGA
- a CDS encoding DUF4442 domain-containing protein gives MSESWRTRLFRLLFNVWPSYRGTGGRVQYIADDWQEIRVRIPRSWRTRNYMGTTFGGSIYGACDPMFAMILIKALPEEYVVWDKAAEIRFKKPGTEDLYARFRVPDEELADIQSTLEDQDSIDREYTADVVAEDGTVHATVEKTVHISTDENKRA, from the coding sequence ATGAGCGAGTCCTGGCGCACGCGACTGTTCCGCCTCCTCTTCAACGTCTGGCCCTCCTACCGGGGGACCGGCGGCCGGGTCCAGTACATCGCCGACGACTGGCAGGAGATCCGCGTCCGCATCCCCCGGAGCTGGCGCACCCGCAACTACATGGGCACGACCTTCGGCGGGAGCATCTACGGCGCCTGCGACCCGATGTTCGCGATGATCCTCATCAAGGCCCTCCCCGAGGAGTACGTCGTCTGGGACAAGGCCGCCGAGATCCGCTTCAAGAAGCCCGGCACCGAGGACCTCTACGCTCGCTTCCGCGTCCCCGACGAGGAACTCGCCGACATCCAGTCGACCCTCGAGGACCAGGACTCCATCGACCGCGAGTACACCGCCGACGTGGTCGCCGAAGACGGCACCGTCCACGCGACCGTCGAGAAGACGGTCCACATCTCGACCGACGAGAACAAGCGCGCCTGA
- a CDS encoding class I SAM-dependent methyltransferase, whose product MWADSRAALDPLDLDTRERVLDVGCGTGKLTAVLAEETDGEVVGLDADPGLLAHAREVAPVVAGDATRLPFPDDSFDLVVCQALLINLPDPAAAVREFARVSRDAVAAVEPDNGLVTVESSVAAESDLAARAREAYLTGVDTDVALGADARDVFASAGLSDVQTRRYDHSRTVSPPYDQAALDAATRKASGASLASDEAELRRSLSDGEYDDLRAAWREMGRAVIEQMQAGEYRRTETVPFFVTVGRT is encoded by the coding sequence ATGTGGGCGGACTCGCGGGCGGCCCTCGACCCGCTCGACCTCGACACCCGTGAGCGCGTGCTGGACGTCGGGTGCGGGACGGGCAAACTGACGGCGGTGCTGGCCGAGGAGACCGACGGCGAGGTCGTCGGCCTCGACGCCGACCCGGGGCTGCTCGCCCACGCCCGCGAGGTCGCACCCGTCGTGGCTGGCGACGCGACCCGGCTCCCGTTCCCCGACGATAGCTTCGACCTCGTGGTCTGTCAGGCGCTCCTCATCAACCTCCCCGACCCGGCCGCGGCCGTCCGCGAGTTCGCCCGCGTCTCCCGCGACGCGGTCGCCGCCGTCGAACCCGACAACGGCCTCGTGACGGTCGAGTCCTCGGTCGCCGCCGAATCCGACCTGGCGGCGCGGGCGCGGGAGGCCTACCTCACCGGCGTCGACACCGACGTGGCACTCGGCGCGGACGCCCGCGACGTGTTCGCGTCGGCGGGGCTCTCCGACGTGCAGACCCGGCGGTACGACCACTCGCGGACCGTCTCGCCGCCGTACGACCAGGCCGCCCTCGACGCCGCGACCCGGAAGGCCAGCGGGGCCAGCCTGGCGAGCGACGAGGCCGAACTCCGCCGGAGCCTCTCCGACGGCGAGTACGACGACCTGCGGGCAGCCTGGCGGGAGATGGGTCGTGCCGTCATCGAGCAGATGCAGGCGGGCGAGTACCGCCGGACGGAGACGGTCCCGTTCTTCGTGACCGTCGGGCGGACCTGA
- a CDS encoding methylated-DNA--[protein]-cysteine S-methyltransferase, whose product MHLSVLGGSFTVDETLVDAPPETIREQVAEYGRGERESVDLTVSFPDSFTGEVMREMAAIPLGETRTYGEIAATLDSSPVAVGQACGRNPVPVVVPCHRVVGTDWLGGFSGETEGDRVDLKRRLLEHEGAIPGRQATLSSDF is encoded by the coding sequence ATGCACCTCTCGGTCCTCGGCGGCTCGTTCACGGTGGACGAGACGCTGGTCGACGCACCGCCAGAGACCATCCGCGAGCAGGTCGCGGAGTACGGCCGCGGCGAGCGCGAAAGCGTCGACCTCACCGTCTCCTTCCCGGACTCGTTCACCGGCGAGGTGATGCGCGAGATGGCCGCGATTCCCCTCGGTGAGACGCGAACCTACGGTGAAATCGCCGCCACTCTCGACTCCAGCCCGGTCGCGGTCGGGCAGGCCTGCGGCCGGAACCCCGTCCCCGTCGTGGTCCCCTGCCACCGCGTCGTCGGCACGGACTGGCTCGGCGGCTTCTCCGGTGAGACCGAAGGTGACCGCGTCGACCTGAAGCGCCGCCTGCTCGAACACGAGGGCGCGATTCCGGGACGGCAGGCGACGCTGTCGAGCGATTTCTGA
- a CDS encoding aminopeptidase has translation MDPRIEEHAEIIVEHSTDVQPGDQVVVSGPPEARDLVAAVYGKLGEIGALPVQITQDPRAMREYMLAVDPDELDLPTHLQALIDETDVMIGIRASSNKNETSDVPPEKNSAMATLHKPISEAVMEKRWLGTQFPATGDAQKAEMSTPAYEEFVYSAVNKDWDEQRELQQQVVDRLEEADEVRIVSGETTDVTMSIAGNIVKNDYAEHNLPGGEVFTAPVPDSVEGEVLFDKPLMAQGREITGVRLVFEAGEVVEFEADKNEEVLGAVLQTDEGANRLGELGIGMNRDIDQFTYNMLFDEKMGDTVHMALGRAYEDTVGEGNERNDSAMHMDMIVDMSEDSSIEVDGEVIQRDGTFWFEDGFEG, from the coding sequence ATGGATCCCCGAATCGAGGAACACGCCGAGATCATCGTCGAACACTCCACGGACGTCCAGCCCGGTGACCAGGTCGTCGTCTCGGGCCCGCCGGAGGCCCGGGACCTCGTCGCCGCGGTCTACGGGAAACTGGGCGAGATCGGTGCCCTCCCGGTCCAGATAACCCAGGACCCGCGGGCGATGCGTGAGTACATGCTCGCGGTCGACCCGGACGAACTCGACCTGCCGACACACCTCCAGGCCCTCATCGACGAGACGGACGTGATGATCGGCATCCGGGCGAGTTCGAACAAGAACGAGACGAGCGACGTGCCACCGGAGAAGAACTCGGCGATGGCCACGCTCCACAAGCCCATCAGCGAGGCCGTGATGGAGAAGCGCTGGCTCGGCACGCAGTTCCCCGCCACGGGCGACGCCCAGAAGGCGGAGATGAGCACGCCGGCCTACGAGGAGTTCGTCTACAGCGCCGTCAACAAGGATTGGGACGAACAGCGCGAGTTGCAACAGCAGGTCGTCGACCGGCTGGAGGAGGCCGACGAGGTCCGCATCGTCTCCGGCGAGACGACCGACGTGACGATGTCCATCGCGGGCAACATCGTCAAGAACGACTACGCCGAGCACAACCTGCCCGGCGGCGAGGTGTTCACCGCGCCGGTCCCCGACAGCGTGGAGGGCGAGGTGCTGTTCGACAAGCCGCTGATGGCCCAGGGTCGTGAGATCACCGGCGTCCGACTCGTCTTCGAAGCGGGCGAGGTCGTCGAGTTCGAGGCCGACAAGAACGAGGAGGTCCTCGGTGCGGTGTTGCAGACCGACGAGGGCGCGAACCGCCTCGGCGAACTCGGTATCGGGATGAACCGCGACATCGACCAGTTCACGTACAACATGCTGTTCGACGAGAAGATGGGCGACACCGTCCACATGGCCCTCGGTCGCGCCTACGAGGACACCGTCGGTGAGGGCAACGAGCGCAACGACTCCGCGATGCACATGGACATGATCGTCGACATGAGCGAGGACTCGTCCATCGAGGTGGATGGCGAGGTCATCCAGCGGGACGGGACGTTCTGGTTCGAAGACGGGTTCGAGGGGTAG
- a CDS encoding spondin domain-containing protein has protein sequence MSDRTPRRTAAADSDGRTTTRRGALATMTALGAAGLVPGFAAAGPGRGGGQTTTLTVRIENVASLDQYPTAPGLPRSTGGAVWITPGAYALYRGKNPVFTRRRSASPGLEAIAEAGRPMGTPENGSLVEELRNLRNVRVAGAWTPADTVADPNDPTGSVPGAPPIAPGGAFEFAVTAERGEKLAFATMFVPSNDAFFAPGMGGIPLSGITSATDVTDRVALWDAGTEPNEDPASGHPTQAPRQGLEFGDPDKGPDENGVVRQLRPTDNVNDGHSYPDPADAIRVTLTPE, from the coding sequence ATGTCAGACCGAACACCACGACGGACGGCTGCAGCAGACAGCGACGGACGAACGACCACGCGACGCGGTGCGCTCGCCACGATGACGGCCCTCGGCGCGGCGGGGCTGGTCCCGGGCTTCGCGGCGGCAGGACCCGGTCGCGGTGGCGGACAGACTACCACCTTGACCGTGCGCATCGAGAACGTCGCGTCGCTCGACCAGTACCCGACCGCCCCCGGGCTGCCGCGCTCGACCGGCGGCGCGGTCTGGATCACTCCCGGTGCGTACGCACTCTACCGGGGAAAGAACCCGGTCTTCACGCGCCGCCGGTCCGCCAGCCCGGGGCTGGAAGCCATCGCCGAGGCCGGGCGCCCGATGGGGACGCCCGAGAACGGTTCCCTCGTCGAGGAACTGCGGAACTTGCGGAACGTCCGGGTCGCCGGCGCGTGGACGCCGGCAGACACCGTCGCGGACCCCAACGACCCGACCGGCTCGGTCCCGGGTGCGCCACCCATCGCCCCGGGCGGTGCCTTCGAGTTCGCGGTGACCGCCGAGCGGGGGGAGAAACTCGCCTTCGCCACGATGTTCGTGCCATCGAACGACGCGTTCTTCGCCCCGGGGATGGGCGGTATCCCGCTCTCGGGCATCACCTCGGCCACGGACGTGACCGACCGCGTCGCCCTCTGGGACGCCGGGACGGAACCGAACGAGGACCCCGCCAGCGGCCACCCGACGCAGGCGCCCCGCCAGGGGCTCGAGTTCGGGGACCCGGACAAGGGACCGGACGAGAACGGTGTGGTCCGCCAGCTCCGACCGACGGACAACGTGAACGACGGGCACAGCTACCCGGACCCGGCCGACGCCATCCGGGTGACGCTCACGCCCGAATAG
- a CDS encoding deoxyribonuclease IV, which yields MLRVGAHESIAGGVYNAVEDQVEDGGNCGQIFTHSPQVWQDPNIDDDEAEEFRQLSDEHGVGPWVIHSSYLVNLCTPKEDLREKSVDSMQKEVDAAATLDIPYVNVHLGAHTGAGVDGGLDNAASALDELDVPEGVTVLIESDAGSGTKLGGDFAHLAEILDRSAQDLDVCLDTAHMFAAGYDLSSPQAVEETLQEFDDVVGAEHLQCVHLNDSKHECGTNKDEHAHIGEGLIGEDGMRAFVNHDMIRDVPLVLETPTEDGKSFAWNIERVKELRA from the coding sequence ATGCTACGAGTCGGTGCCCACGAGTCCATCGCGGGCGGTGTGTACAACGCGGTCGAGGACCAGGTCGAAGACGGCGGCAACTGCGGGCAGATATTCACCCACTCCCCGCAGGTGTGGCAGGACCCGAACATCGACGACGACGAGGCCGAGGAGTTCCGCCAGCTCTCCGACGAGCACGGCGTCGGCCCCTGGGTCATCCACTCGTCGTACCTCGTGAACCTCTGTACCCCCAAGGAGGACCTCCGCGAGAAGTCCGTCGACTCCATGCAGAAGGAGGTCGACGCGGCCGCCACGCTCGACATCCCGTACGTCAACGTCCACCTCGGCGCCCACACCGGCGCCGGCGTCGACGGCGGCCTCGACAACGCCGCGAGCGCGCTCGACGAACTCGACGTGCCCGAGGGCGTGACCGTCCTCATCGAGTCGGACGCGGGCTCGGGGACCAAACTGGGCGGTGACTTCGCACACCTCGCGGAGATCCTCGACCGGTCGGCCCAGGACCTCGACGTCTGTCTGGACACGGCCCACATGTTCGCGGCCGGCTACGACCTCTCCTCGCCCCAGGCCGTCGAGGAGACGCTACAGGAGTTCGACGACGTGGTCGGCGCGGAGCACCTCCAGTGCGTCCACCTCAACGACTCCAAGCACGAGTGCGGGACAAACAAGGACGAACACGCCCACATCGGCGAGGGGCTCATCGGCGAGGACGGCATGCGCGCGTTCGTCAACCACGACATGATCCGGGACGTCCCGCTCGTCCTCGAGACGCCGACGGAGGACGGCAAGAGCTTCGCGTGGAACATCGAGCGCGTGAAGGAACTCCGCGCGTAG